One segment of Marvinbryantia formatexigens DSM 14469 DNA contains the following:
- the xylB gene encoding xylulokinase has translation MLYIGVDLGTSAVKLLLMDGEGKIHNIVSKEYPLYFPHPGWSEQKPEDWWSGVMEGLKELTADCDKSQIAGISFGGQMHGLVALDENDDVIRPAILWNDGRTQKQTDYLNNVIGKDKLSEYTANIAFAGFTAPKILWMKEEEPENFAKIKMIMLPKDYIAFKLSGVYCTDVSDASGMLIFDVKNKCWSKEMLEICGITEAQVPKIFESYEAVGDILPEIADELGFPKNVKIVAGAGDNAAAAVGTGTVGDGMCNISLGTSGTIFVSSKSFGVDENNALHSFAHADGHYHLMGCMLSAASCNKWWMDEIIGTKDYAAEQAKIEKLGENHVFFLPYLMGERSPHNNPNARGTFIGMTMDTTRADMTQAVLEGVAFAIRDSFEVAKSLGIKIERTKICGGGAKSPLWKKIIANVLGIKVDVIESEEGPGYGGAMLAAVACGEFASVEEAAAKLVKVVDTVEPDAELVEKYNDRYAKFAKIYPTVKELFDTVTI, from the coding sequence ATGTTATACATTGGCGTTGACCTTGGCACATCCGCAGTGAAGCTTCTTCTGATGGATGGCGAGGGTAAGATTCACAATATTGTTTCAAAGGAATACCCGCTGTATTTCCCGCATCCGGGCTGGTCGGAGCAGAAGCCGGAGGACTGGTGGAGCGGCGTTATGGAAGGCTTAAAGGAGCTGACCGCAGACTGCGACAAGAGCCAGATTGCGGGCATCAGCTTCGGCGGACAGATGCATGGTCTGGTTGCGCTGGATGAAAACGACGACGTAATCCGTCCTGCAATCCTCTGGAACGACGGACGTACCCAGAAGCAGACCGATTATCTGAATAATGTAATCGGAAAGGACAAGCTGTCCGAGTACACGGCGAACATTGCATTTGCAGGATTTACGGCGCCCAAAATTCTCTGGATGAAGGAAGAGGAGCCGGAAAACTTTGCAAAAATCAAAATGATTATGCTGCCGAAGGACTACATCGCATTTAAGCTGTCCGGCGTTTACTGCACGGACGTATCCGATGCTTCCGGTATGCTGATTTTCGATGTAAAGAATAAATGCTGGTCGAAGGAAATGCTGGAAATCTGCGGCATTACCGAGGCACAGGTGCCGAAGATTTTTGAGAGCTATGAGGCGGTAGGTGACATCCTTCCGGAAATCGCGGACGAGCTTGGCTTCCCGAAAAATGTAAAAATCGTAGCGGGCGCGGGCGACAACGCGGCGGCGGCAGTCGGAACCGGAACCGTTGGCGACGGTATGTGCAACATATCCCTTGGCACCAGCGGAACCATTTTTGTTTCCAGCAAGAGCTTTGGTGTGGATGAAAACAACGCGCTGCACTCTTTTGCACATGCGGACGGACATTACCATCTGATGGGCTGCATGCTTTCCGCAGCATCCTGCAATAAGTGGTGGATGGATGAAATCATCGGTACAAAGGATTATGCGGCGGAGCAGGCAAAGATTGAAAAGCTTGGCGAAAATCACGTATTCTTCCTGCCGTATCTGATGGGTGAGCGTTCCCCGCACAACAACCCGAATGCGAGAGGAACCTTCATCGGCATGACGATGGACACTACCCGCGCAGATATGACGCAGGCAGTTCTGGAGGGCGTAGCCTTCGCAATCCGTGATTCTTTCGAGGTGGCAAAGTCACTCGGCATTAAGATCGAGCGCACCAAAATCTGCGGCGGCGGCGCAAAGAGCCCGCTCTGGAAAAAGATTATCGCAAACGTGCTCGGCATCAAGGTAGATGTGATCGAGAGCGAAGAGGGACCGGGATACGGCGGAGCCATGCTGGCGGCAGTGGCATGCGGCGAATTTGCATCCGTTGAGGAAGCGGCTGCAAAGCTTGTAAAGGTAGTGGATACTGTAGAGCCGGATGCGGAGCTGGTAGAAAAATACAACGACCGCTACGCGAAATTCGCAAAGATCTACCCGACAGTCAAAGAGCTGTTTGATACCGTAACAATTTAA
- a CDS encoding L-fucose/L-arabinose isomerase family protein: MNNMPEVKIGIVAVSRDCFPESLSVNRRKALVEAYKAKYDEKNIYECPICIVESEIHMVQALEDVKAAGCNALVVYLGNFGPEISETLLAKHFEGPKMFIAAAEETQEDLVGGRGDAYCGMLNASYNLQLRNVEGYYIPEYPVGDAEDCADMIAEFVPIARAYVAVKDLKIISFGPRPLNFLACNAPIKQLFNLGVEIEENSELDLFEAFNKHAGDPRIPDVVKDMEAELGEGNMKPEVLPKLAQYEITLLDWIEAHKGYRKYVALTTKCWPAFQTQFGFVPCYVNSRLTGRGIPVSCEVDIYGTLSEFIGTAVSDDIVTLLDINNTVPKDMYKESIEGKYNYKLNDTFMGFHCGNTCSKKLSACSMKYQMIMARTLPEEVTQGTLEGDIQPGEITFYRLQSTADNKLRAYIAEGEILPVATRSFGGIGVFAIPEMGRFYRHVLLQGGYPHHGAVAFGHHGKALFEVFKLLGVDVNEIGYNQPAGVRYPTENPWG, translated from the coding sequence ATGAACAACATGCCAGAAGTAAAAATCGGAATCGTTGCGGTAAGCCGTGACTGCTTCCCGGAGTCTCTGTCCGTAAACAGAAGAAAAGCACTTGTAGAGGCTTACAAAGCAAAATATGATGAGAAGAACATCTACGAATGTCCCATCTGCATCGTTGAGAGTGAAATCCATATGGTGCAGGCTCTGGAGGACGTCAAAGCAGCCGGCTGTAACGCGCTGGTAGTTTACCTTGGCAACTTTGGTCCGGAAATTTCCGAGACACTGCTTGCAAAACATTTCGAGGGACCGAAAATGTTCATCGCAGCAGCAGAAGAAACACAGGAAGACCTGGTTGGCGGCCGCGGCGACGCTTACTGCGGTATGCTGAACGCAAGCTACAACCTGCAGCTCCGCAACGTAGAGGGCTACTACATTCCGGAATATCCGGTTGGTGACGCAGAGGACTGCGCAGACATGATCGCAGAGTTCGTTCCGATCGCACGCGCATATGTCGCAGTAAAGGATCTGAAGATCATCAGCTTTGGTCCGCGTCCGCTCAACTTCCTTGCATGTAACGCACCGATCAAGCAGCTCTTCAACCTTGGCGTTGAAATCGAGGAAAACTCTGAGCTTGACCTGTTCGAAGCATTCAACAAGCACGCAGGCGACCCGCGTATCCCGGACGTTGTAAAGGATATGGAAGCAGAGCTTGGCGAGGGCAACATGAAGCCGGAAGTTCTTCCGAAGCTGGCTCAGTACGAGATCACGCTGCTTGACTGGATTGAGGCACACAAGGGCTACCGGAAATATGTTGCACTGACCACAAAATGCTGGCCGGCATTCCAGACACAGTTCGGATTCGTTCCGTGCTACGTAAACAGCCGTCTGACAGGCCGCGGAATCCCGGTATCCTGCGAGGTTGATATCTACGGAACACTGTCCGAGTTCATCGGTACAGCGGTAAGCGACGACATCGTTACTCTGCTCGACATCAACAACACTGTTCCGAAGGATATGTACAAAGAATCCATCGAGGGCAAATACAACTACAAGCTGAATGATACTTTCATGGGCTTCCACTGCGGAAATACCTGCTCCAAGAAGCTGTCCGCATGCTCCATGAAATATCAGATGATCATGGCAAGAACCCTTCCGGAGGAAGTTACCCAGGGTACGCTTGAAGGCGACATCCAGCCGGGTGAAATCACCTTCTACCGTCTGCAGAGCACCGCAGACAACAAGCTGCGCGCTTACATCGCAGAGGGCGAGATCCTTCCGGTGGCAACACGCTCCTTCGGCGGCATCGGCGTATTCGCTATCCCGGAAATGGGCAGATTCTACCGTCACGTTCTGCTCCAGGGCGGTTATCCGCATCATGGTGCAGTTGCATTCGGACATCATGGAAAAGCACTCTTTGAGGTATTCAAGCTTCTCGGCGTAGACGTAAACGAAATCGGCTACAATCAGCCGGCAGGCGTAAGATATCCGACAGAGAATCCGTGGGGATAA
- a CDS encoding MATE family efflux transporter yields MERTSCGGEFFRYTFLSVLGTLGVSCYILADTFFVSKGLGTSGLAALNLAIPVYNFIHGTGLMTGMGGATKFSVCKGQNNQKLVDKIYTNTIYLGVLFSIAYMIPGFFCSEQLALILGADAAVLEMTVTYLRWLLLFSPAFILNDILLCFVRNDGSPQLAMCAMVIGSFSNVILDYIFIFPLRMGIFGAILATGISPVISILMMLPHWRRHKNTFHFVKTGFHMEIVKWDLSLGFPSLIAQISSGIVMITFNVIILKLAGNTGVAAYGIIANISLVVIAIYTGVAQGAQPLISRFYGEGNRKQIKSVLRYANLTVFALSAVLYAVIFIFAAPITTVFNSECNAELQKIAVTGLRLYFISAPFAGYNIILATFFTSIEQALPAHILSVLRGIVLVIPTAFLLSFLWGMTGVWVTYPVTEALAALAGFTIYKQSAKKGKNI; encoded by the coding sequence ATGGAAAGAACGTCTTGCGGCGGAGAATTTTTCCGCTATACGTTTTTAAGTGTTTTAGGAACGCTGGGAGTGTCCTGTTATATTTTAGCAGACACATTCTTTGTTTCGAAAGGGCTTGGGACAAGCGGGCTGGCGGCACTGAATCTTGCGATTCCGGTCTACAATTTTATTCATGGCACAGGTCTGATGACCGGTATGGGAGGCGCAACAAAATTTTCTGTCTGCAAAGGACAAAATAATCAGAAACTGGTAGATAAAATTTATACAAACACGATATATCTGGGTGTTTTATTTTCAATCGCGTATATGATTCCCGGATTTTTCTGTTCAGAACAACTGGCATTGATTCTGGGCGCGGATGCGGCGGTATTGGAAATGACGGTTACTTACCTGCGGTGGCTGTTACTTTTCTCTCCGGCTTTTATTTTAAATGATATACTGCTCTGCTTTGTACGGAATGACGGAAGCCCGCAGCTTGCCATGTGCGCAATGGTTATCGGAAGCTTTTCTAATGTGATACTGGACTATATTTTTATATTTCCCCTGCGTATGGGGATTTTCGGAGCAATTCTGGCAACAGGAATATCTCCGGTTATCAGCATTCTGATGATGCTGCCGCATTGGAGGAGGCATAAAAATACGTTCCATTTTGTGAAAACAGGATTTCATATGGAAATTGTAAAATGGGATTTATCACTGGGCTTTCCTTCTTTGATTGCGCAGATTTCTTCCGGAATCGTTATGATTACTTTTAACGTGATTATTTTAAAACTGGCAGGAAATACCGGCGTTGCCGCTTATGGAATTATTGCAAACATTTCTCTTGTCGTTATTGCAATATATACGGGAGTTGCACAGGGGGCGCAGCCGCTTATCAGCCGCTTTTACGGAGAGGGAAACCGGAAGCAGATTAAATCGGTGCTGCGCTATGCAAATCTTACCGTATTTGCGCTGTCGGCTGTTTTGTATGCAGTGATTTTTATTTTTGCGGCGCCGATTACAACTGTTTTTAACAGTGAATGTAATGCGGAGCTTCAGAAGATTGCTGTTACCGGATTGCGGCTATATTTTATATCAGCACCGTTCGCAGGCTATAATATTATTCTTGCAACTTTTTTTACTTCCATAGAACAGGCTCTTCCGGCGCATATCCTGTCTGTGCTTCGAGGAATTGTTCTGGTGATTCCGACGGCATTTTTACTGTCTTTTCTGTGGGGAATGACGGGGGTATGGGTTACGTATCCGGTAACGGAAGCGCTTGCGGCGCTGGCAGGATTTACAATATATAAACAATCAGCAAAGAAAGGAAAAAACATATGA
- a CDS encoding DUF4867 family protein, which yields MQIKSVTDSAFRKYGRVLNLEVPDLLKRLADTPLPQDVVYVASAPELEACAEYETIRDSVYGGMPIQIGYCNGNNHKLNAVEYHRDSEINIPLEGAIFILGSEQDVEDDFTYDTSKMEAFEAPAGAVLEFYGTTLHYAPCNAVEKGFQVVVVLPKGTNTEPPHLSGKLPEDKLLTARNKWLIAHAEGGVDGAFIGLKGENLEV from the coding sequence ATGCAGATTAAAAGCGTAACAGACAGCGCTTTCCGCAAGTACGGACGGGTATTAAACCTGGAAGTTCCGGACCTTTTGAAGCGCCTGGCGGATACGCCGCTTCCGCAGGATGTTGTTTATGTTGCATCTGCACCGGAGCTGGAAGCCTGCGCGGAATATGAGACGATCCGCGACAGTGTATACGGCGGTATGCCGATTCAGATCGGTTATTGCAACGGCAACAATCACAAATTAAATGCCGTAGAGTATCATCGTGATTCCGAGATTAACATTCCGCTGGAGGGCGCGATTTTTATTCTCGGTTCGGAGCAGGATGTGGAGGATGATTTTACATACGATACATCGAAGATGGAAGCTTTTGAGGCTCCGGCAGGAGCAGTGCTGGAGTTTTACGGCACCACGCTTCATTATGCTCCGTGCAACGCGGTAGAAAAGGGCTTCCAGGTGGTAGTTGTGCTTCCGAAGGGAACAAACACCGAGCCGCCGCATCTTTCCGGAAAGCTGCCGGAGGACAAGCTTCTCACCGCAAGAAATAAGTGGCTGATCGCGCACGCAGAGGGCGGCGTGGACGGCGCATTTATCGGCCTGAAGGGCGAAAACTTAGAAGTGTAA
- a CDS encoding cysteine hydrolase family protein, with protein sequence MKIEERSALLVIDIQQEDFMEMNESNMDDPRWECIRNAKRVLDVFRARKLPVIQIKEVHRPDMVDFGRELDGSEGIHCMENSPYTDYAKLTYPVEGEYLISKRRYSAFFGTDLEILLKGLHVDTLYLIGGFTDVCVHYTAVDAHQNDYHIRVVKDAVAGSSREAHEYALKAIQYLQRDALITTADVEAADS encoded by the coding sequence ATGAAAATTGAAGAGAGAAGCGCGCTGCTGGTCATTGACATTCAGCAGGAAGATTTTATGGAAATGAATGAATCGAATATGGATGATCCCCGATGGGAATGCATCCGGAACGCAAAAAGAGTACTGGATGTTTTCCGGGCGAGAAAGCTGCCGGTTATCCAGATTAAAGAGGTGCACAGACCGGATATGGTAGATTTCGGGCGGGAGCTGGACGGCTCGGAGGGGATTCACTGCATGGAAAATTCCCCTTATACAGATTACGCAAAACTCACATATCCGGTTGAAGGAGAATATCTGATTTCCAAACGCAGATACAGCGCATTTTTTGGAACAGACCTGGAAATTTTGCTGAAAGGGCTTCATGTGGATACGCTGTATCTGATTGGCGGTTTTACAGATGTATGTGTTCATTATACGGCGGTGGACGCACATCAGAATGACTATCACATCCGGGTGGTGAAGGACGCTGTTGCGGGTTCCAGCCGGGAAGCACATGAGTATGCTTTAAAGGCGATCCAGTATTTACAGAGAGACGCGCTGATTACAACGGCAGATGTAGAAGCGGCAGATTCATAA